The Juglans regia cultivar Chandler chromosome 11, Walnut 2.0, whole genome shotgun sequence genome contains the following window.
taaacattatatagtctattttatattatgtctATCATTCTTTTACTTGAAAGACGTTAATTAAATTCCGGTAAGAATTCGACAATGCTTCGTAAGTCTTTAACATGTTTGTAAcaatggaaaatgatatttatagtcgtaaaatacataaatattgtacaaatattctttaaaaaaaaaaaagataaatacgGGATCcctattagaaaaaaaaactaattttttttattataaatcttACTCTTCTTCAAAAACACCATGCAGCATTTTGCGCACTCATGACTATACATGACATTAGTCTTGTAACAATTCATTGTACTTAAggtttgatttttgttaattcGTCGGATCACCTAATATTCCaagaaggtaaaaaaaaataattaggccgAGTTAAGTAGGCAGGGAGAGGCTATTACATCTAACATTCAAATTCATCACTTCCGGCCAGCTTCTTCTTGTCTGGGTCAAGGAAGACTTTACCCTCCCTTCCAACAAGAACAATGGTTGATATCATCCATCCACCCTCTGatcaatatattaatctaattcCTGGCCTATAGCCGACagatactataatatatataatataatcatgTACCCACTCTTGAACCTTATTTATCTACACTTTCTTCTTTAACAAGACAGAGTCTAAGATCGATCCCATAAACAATCAACTCTTGAACCAACTTCTGCTGCAGCAGCAGCTTCCAAACAGTACTACTTTCAAAACACACCTACAGCAAACTCAAACCAGCTCTGATCTGTTTGGAATCCAGCCTTCAACATGGGAAGCCTTCCGGtacgtttttttcttttcttttctcttttgtggGGTTCTCTCTATCTCTTAGTTCTGCATGTTTAACGAAAAAATGTTCTAGCTAGCCTGCGCGCAGCTTCAACATTCCCTGCATGCATGTCGTTTGCTTCCGTTTTCTTTCCCTGGCcttgagtttttgttttatgtcaAACGTTTTAAGTTTTGGTTTGTTTCCCACTTGCGTCTTGAACTTGCAGTGTACAAGACACAAGCTGCCTTGTCCGGTACATGAgttaatatattatcattttgctacttctattttaattttactattgTCTCAAAATTTTGCTTAAGATTTTTTTAGCAATCCTAGTTAGACTCATGAATTTCTTCGTCAAACATAGACATTTATGTATGtacaataattttatacaccatattaccatctcactttcattttattaagtatgatatgacatatttatcactattaaatgatcatttattgtttatttttttattatttaatgatgatgaaTGTGCTATATACTATTTAagatgatcaaaataaaatgagagtatagtgtataacattactcattgaaaaattattaggCAGTTCGGAATAAAAACCAGGTGCAAATTATAATTTCTCTCATTCtgattttttacactttttggTGAACTGTAGTTTACCGTGTCCGATTTGCAAACAAGCTCGAGTGGAGCTCGGAGCAGTCCCACGTTGCTATGTACTCCATTGATGGGAACCACGGTCGATCAAATGCTGATCGAGATGCGAAAGGCCAAGGAAATCGGATCCGACGTCGTTGAGATCCGGCTCGACTGTTTGAGAAACTTCAATCCACGCCCCGATCTTGAAGTTCTCATTGAGCGGTCTCCATTGCCAACTCTTGTCACTTACAGGTAATGATCGCCTAATATAAAATGAGGTGTACTTAATGAGTCTATCTCTCTCCCACTTTTAAgtacttttcaaaattaatttcacGTTCATTTCAGACCAATTTGGGAAGGCGGTCAGTATGAAGGTGATGAAACCAAGCGACAGGATGCACTTCGTTTGGCAATGGAATTGGGAGCCGATTACATTGATGTTGAGCTTGAGGTTGCTCATGACTTCAACAATTCCATTTATGGGAAGAAGCCTGAGAACTTCAAAGTCATCGTTTCTTCTCACAATTTTCACAATACTCCATCTTCTGAGGCCATTGGCAATCTTGTGGCAAGAATCCAAGCTACCGGAGCTGACATAGTGAAGATTGCAACAACTGCATTGGACATTACAGATTGTGCACGCATTTTTCAGATAATGGTGCATTCTCAAGTATGTAATATAATGCAGGACATTGCAATTTTCTGATTTTGTCGTTTGTCGTTTGTTTTTTccacatttttttcacttacaCTTCTCCATGCAAAAAAAATTTAGGTGCCAACAATTGGAATTGTTATGGGAGAAAGGGGTTTGATTTCAAGGTTACTTAGCCCCAAGTTTGGTGGATACCTCACTTATGGTGCACTTGAGGCAGGTGCTATTTCAGCTCCAGGCCAACCAACTGCAAAAGATTTGTTGGACTTGTACAACTTCAGGCTTATTGGACCAGATACTAGAGTGTATGGCATCATTGGGAAGCCTGTTGGTCACAGCAAGAGTCCACTTCTTTTCAATGCAGCATTCAAGTCAGTTGGTCTTAATGCAGTTTATGTGCACTTTTTGGTGGACGATGTCAAGAAGTTTTTCGATACCTATTCTTCCTCTGATTGGGCTGGATGCAGGTATGACTCTTCTTGGAAATGCATGCTTCATCAAACCAAGAGCTTTGAGTTGTTAGACCTGGATTTCTATGACTTTTCATTGTACTAAATAAGAGCACTAGCAGAAGATTAATCTGCCTGAGAGATTTTGGTAGACCAAGTTAATATATTTCTTagcatgttttgttttctttaataaCGAAACTGAATCTGGAATGCAGTTGTACAATCCCACATAAGGAGGCTGCTCTCAAGTGCATGAACGAGATTGACCCTATTGCCAAGGTATCTGATTGTGTCTTCCCCTAAAATGTTGTTGCATAATCTGATCTGAATCATTTTCTATCAGTAAGTTTTGGTTACCACTATTTGATTTTTCTGCAGAAAATAGGAGCTATTAATAACATTGTCAGGAGATCAGATGGAGGACTAATGGCTTTCAACACTGACTACATCGGTGCTATTGCTGGCATTGAAGATCAACTAAGAGGTTTTCATCTTTTTACAAGTTATGCAAGCTCTGTCTAGACAAgttctttctcttttcatagGTTATTGAGTTAGTTTTTGATTTTGCAGGTCTGAATGGTACAAATCCTGCAGCCGGCTCACCCTTGGCTGGTAAAttgtttgttgttttgggaGCCGGTGGTGCTGGCAAATCACTTGCCTATGGTGCTGCACAAAAGGGAGCAAGAGTGGTGGTTGCCAATCGTACATATGGTAAAAATCGAGTTCTGTGTTTTAGAACCTATGCTTCTTTTAAAGGCAACTCATGAAACAATGAGcttaaaatttggaaaattctTCAAGAGTAAATGCTCCACGTGTTACCACAAACTATAAACCTTACAAAACCTGAAGTTTATGAACAACTGAATGATGATGGGGTGTCTTTTTCTTACAGAGCGAGCTAAAGAACTGGCTGACAAAGTTGGTGGACAAGCTATGACTCTTGCTGAAGTAGACAACTTCCATCCTGAAGAAGGGATGGTTCTTGCAAACACTACATCCGTGGGAATGAAACCTAAAATAGATGAGACCCCCATTTCAAAGGTTTGCCCCTATTTACTTGCTTCACATGTtggggaaaaaataaagattagaTAAGGAAACTTCTCTGCAAAAATGGTGGGAAAGCTGGATGAAACTTCAAGGTGTACAGAAAGTGAAATTGATGCATTGATGGACTTTTGGCTAGTTTAATTATCTGTTGATCAACAGTAAAGGTTTTCAAGGTTTTTTCTGGTACCTAGGATGGACTATTCTAGGGTCTAACACCACAACATATTGTAATTACAATGATTACATCATGATAGGCTTCATTGCGCTCATGCACCTAAGAATTCATTGTGTTTTGTTAATTTTGCAGCAATCTCTGAAACATTATTGCCTAGTATTTGATGCCATTTACACACCAAAGGAGACCAGGCTCTTGCGTGAAGCAAGAGAGACTGGAGCAACTATTGTGTACGGAACAGAGATGTTGATCCGCCAAGGCTTTGAACAATACAAGAACTTCACTGGTCTGCCTGGTAAGAATATCCAAATCAATTTGGATTCTAGCTTTTCCGAGTTACTAATACTAGTGTAGTATTTAAGAACTCATT
Protein-coding sequences here:
- the LOC109011053 gene encoding bifunctional 3-dehydroquinate dehydratase/shikimate dehydrogenase, chloroplastic-like, producing the protein MGSLPFTVSDLQTSSSGARSSPTLLCTPLMGTTVDQMLIEMRKAKEIGSDVVEIRLDCLRNFNPRPDLEVLIERSPLPTLVTYRPIWEGGQYEGDETKRQDALRLAMELGADYIDVELEVAHDFNNSIYGKKPENFKVIVSSHNFHNTPSSEAIGNLVARIQATGADIVKIATTALDITDCARIFQIMVHSQVPTIGIVMGERGLISRLLSPKFGGYLTYGALEAGAISAPGQPTAKDLLDLYNFRLIGPDTRVYGIIGKPVGHSKSPLLFNAAFKSVGLNAVYVHFLVDDVKKFFDTYSSSDWAGCSCTIPHKEAALKCMNEIDPIAKKIGAINNIVRRSDGGLMAFNTDYIGAIAGIEDQLRGLNGTNPAAGSPLAGKLFVVLGAGGAGKSLAYGAAQKGARVVVANRTYERAKELADKVGGQAMTLAEVDNFHPEEGMVLANTTSVGMKPKIDETPISKQSLKHYCLVFDAIYTPKETRLLREARETGATIVYGTEMLIRQGFEQYKNFTGLPAPEELFRQLMEKHA